In one window of Cryptococcus neoformans var. neoformans B-3501A chromosome 11, whole genome shotgun sequence DNA:
- a CDS encoding hypothetical protein (HMMPfam hit to UPF0020, Putative RNA methylase family UPF0020, score: 18.5, E(): 2.1e-08), translating to MPLYALRLVIDHKTFRLPSLLSISQVFGFPIRFVSEDKTRGLLVIELEKDDDMEKILDRETLVLSAAEVYAEGATYDELHAQLKSKLHVLDPYKHSSFKVIIESAHHSIPEPRQIETINSFKYTGLEGKIRLKNPEVEFIVYEDYDWVAANTPEQRLARDGKFHRVYFGRKIGNGRARQLIISHSVKTRAYYGNTSMEAQMGFLMANQALPAPGKLIYDPFVGTGSMLYAVAQFGAYVMGSDIDGRQIRGKKKGKGIKPGILRAAEQYGLQDKFLDFYIFDVTRGPIRRGGWIDAIITDPPYGVRAGAKRLGRKEGKKPLREEPYQLPDGTYSHERSDYIPPSRPYELANLTLDLILLARWILVPKGRLVFFLPTVNEDYDEIDIPKVEGMRELKIGDGSVQDFGKWGRRLITMEKTALDDGEPPMFEDHEEFKEGAEDLPGHFGFYKRYLSGFKPNSNSASPDPSTSMAKSRDT from the exons ATGCCCCTTTATGCCCTCCGACTGGTCATAGACCACAAGACGTTCCGGCTCCCATCGCTTCTTTCCATATCGCAAGTCTTCGGCTTTCCCATTCGATTTGTGTCAGAGGATAAAACCCGAGGATTACTTGTGATAGAGCTGgaaaaagatgacgatATGGAGAAAATTTTGGACAGGGAGACATTAGTGCT CTCTGCAGCTGAAGTCTACGCAGAAGGCGCAACTTATGACGAGCTTCATGCGCAGCTGAAATCAAAGCTCCATGTGCTGGATCCTTACAAAcactcttccttcaagGTTATCATTGAAAGTGCTCACCACTCCATCCCTGAGCCTCGACAAAT AGAAACTATCAACTCGTTTAAATACACTGGTTTAGAAGGCAAGATCAGGTTAAAAAATCCAGAAGTGGAATTCATTGTTTACGAGGATT ACGATTGGGTCGCCGCTAACACCCCCGAGCAACGCCTTGCGCGAGATGGCAAGTTTCACCGAGTTTACTTTGGTCGAAAG ATCGGAAACGGTCGAGCTAGGCAGTTGATTATCTCTCACTCCGTCAAAACTCGAGCATACTACGGCAACACCTCCATGGAGGCACAGATGGGATTCCTTATGGCTAACCAAGCCCTA CCTGCCCCGGGAAAACTCATCTATGATCCCTTTGTTGGAACCGGTTCTATGCTATACGCAGTCGCGCAATTCGGAGCTTATGTTATGGGTTCAGATATTGATGGCAGACAAATCCGAGGCAAAA agaagggcaaaggaaTCAAGCCCGGAATTCTTCGTGCTGCTGAGCAATACGGACTCCAGGATAAATTCCTGGACTTCTATATTTTCGATGTCACTCGAGGTCCCATTCGTCGGGGTGGATGGATTGATGCTATCATTACAGACCCTCCTT ATGGCGTTAGAGCAGGTGCAAAGCGTCTCGGTCGcaaggagggaaagaagcCTTTGAGGGAAGAGCCGTATCAATTACCTGATGGTACCTACTCTCACGA ACGGTCTGACTATATCCCCCCTTCTCGCCCTTACGAACTAGCCAACCTCACTCTCGACCTGATTCTCCTTGCGCGATGGATCCTTGTGCCCAAAGGCCGTTTagttttcttcttgccaaCCGTTAATGAGGATTATGACGAGATCGATATCCCTAAAGTAGAAGGAATGAGGGAATTAAAGATCGGGGATGGAAGTGTGCAGGATTTTGGAAAGTGGGGTAGACGA TTAATTACAATGGAGAAGACCGCacttgatgatggtgagcCCCCAATGTTTGAGGACCACGAAGAATTCAAGGAAGGAGCGGAGGACTTGCCGGGTCATTTCGGCTTCTACAAAAGA TATTTGAGCGGGTTCAAACCAAACTCAAATTCAGCCAGTCCCGATCCATCGACCTCAATGGCTAAGTCAAGAGACACATAG
- a CDS encoding hypothetical protein (HMMPfam hit to PTPA, Phosphotyrosyl phosphate activator (PTPA) protein, score: 133.0, E(): 6.7e-37) encodes MQPHTQPPQPEASSSRAVHIPSDPAPPRPCLTNDAIVSRWQSSPGFQYFWAWIKRRCDRLKGKEIIRGPFDHSAHGIRSLMNMLDQMTSWVEDATPQPQSNQRFGNLAFRTYNKLLQERLPPLIDSWDIPSNLRSQLLPLFINSHAFGHPTRLDYGTGHELAFVLGLWCCVVPGWVGGDNGTEEEEDELILRVFTRYLELTTFLQKTYNLEPAGSHGVWGLDDYCFLPYLFGSAQLLGSNLTPSASLSLALSHHPSATSPPSAPITDLYTLSLHHLTLFKFGASFSEHSPLLYSLSQMPNWVKPHGGLKKMFLGEVVGKRVVVQGIWVGGWCWGEDVPNVEERGDKNEGKGTDAGTKAPWAR; translated from the exons ATGCAACCCCACACCCAGCCCCCGCAACCTGAAGCTTCCAGTTCAAGAGCCGTCCACATCCCCTCAGACCCAGCTCCGCCTCGACCATGCCTCACAAATGATGCTATTGTGTCAAGGTGGCAAAGCTCACCCGGTTTTCAGTATTTTTGGGCCTGGATAAAAAGGAGATGTGACCGattgaaagggaaagagatcaTAAGAGGTCCATTTGACCATAGTGCACAT GGAATACGAAGCCTTATGAATATGCTGGATCAAATGACTAGCTGGGTAGAAGATGCAACTCCTCAGCCGCAATCCAATCAGAGGTTTGGCAATCTTGCATTCAGGACATACAATAAACTGCTACAAGAG AGATTACCCCCGCTGATTGATTCATGGGATATCCCTTCCAACCTTCGTTCTCAATTGCTTCCATTATTTATCAACTCTCATGCTTTCGGACACCCGACGAGACTGGATTATGGGACGGGTCACGAGCTCGCGTTTGTACTCGGCTTATGGTGCTGTGTCGTCCCTGGATGGGTTGGCGGTGACAATGGGactgaggaagaggaggacgaaTTGATTTTGAGAGTGTTCACTAG GTACCTTGAATTAACAACTTTTCTGCAGAAGACGTACAACCTAGAACCTGCAGGGTCACATGGAGTATGGGGCTTAGATGATTATTGTTTCTTACC CTACCTCTTCGGCTCGGCTCAACTTCTAGGCTCAAACCTCACTCCTTCAGCTTCATTATCACTGGCTCTCTCCCATCACCCATCTGCCACCTCGCCTCCTTCTGCACCCATAACCGACCTCTATAccctctccctccaccatctcaCGCTTTTCAAGTTTGgcgcctccttctccgaGCACTCTCCATTACTGTATTCCTTGTCCCAGATGCCCAATTGGGTAAAGCCGCATGGaggtttgaagaagatgttttTAGGAGAGGTGGTTGGTAAGAGGGTTGTGGTACAGGGTATTTGGGTAGGGGGATGGTGTTGGGGCGAGGATGTGCCGAATgtagaagaaagaggagataaAAACGAGGGTAAAGGAACGGATGCGGGTACTAAGGCACCGTGGGCGCGCTAA
- a CDS encoding hypothetical protein (Match to ESTs gb|CF186023.1|CF186023, gb|CF191509.1|CF191509, gb|CF190173.1|CF190173): MGLASKLAASHNQAGVGAGAAPAGAPSQQAPQQQQYGQQQQQYGAPQQQFPTPQTYGAPQQQQYPPPSSAPPVPGSRPAAAPTQGQYASTPSQYGQAPGQPQSQYGQQAGQYGQPQSQYGQQPGQYGQPQSQQPGQYGQPQSQYGQQAGQYGQQQGQQQGQYGQLPSQQYGQQPPAYGAPGTGAPPPPSGPAGANNSNPQYLLSLLQQCVQDQNLQAFYPPGSLEPIAQRVAQSGALNKIAQEWRLPLELASDLVKLSLFDVILYIDDSGSMAFEGGGERIDDLKLILSRVAFATSLFDHDGIQVRMMNSRVEGNGITSEAQALQLIQQIKFSGLTPLGTSLWQKILQPLVLAPAQQGRLQKPVVVVTITDGSPAGEPKEEIFNVILRADAELKRSRYGPDAVSYQFAQVGDDLKAQKFLEELDNHPVIGSLVDCTSNFEAEQEEMMRKSGVNLDPSMWIVKLLMGPIDTSYDTKDERNRYKFQN, encoded by the exons ATGGGTCTCGCTTCTAAACTTGCAGCTTCTCACAACCAGGCTGGCGTCGGCGCTGGGGCCGCTCCCGCGGGTGCCCCCTCCCAGCAAGctcctcagcagcagcagtatggtcaacagcaacagcaatACGGTGCTCCCCAGCAGCAATTCCCCACTCCGCAGACTTACGGTGCTcctcagcagcaacaaTATCCTCCCCCCTCCAGTGCTCCTCCAGTCCCTGGTAGCAG GCCTGCCGCAGCTCCCACGCAAGGACAGTACGCTTCTACGCCTTCCCAGTATGGCCAGGCGCCTGGCCAGCCTCAATCTCAATACGGCCAACAGGCTGGGCAGTACGGTCAGCCTCAGTCTCAATATGGCCAACAACCTGGTCAATACGGTCAGCCTCAATCCCAACAACCTGGTCAATACGGTCAGCCTCAATCCCAGTACGGCCAACAAGCCGGCCAATACGGCCAGCAGCAAGGACAACAACAGGGCCAATACGGTCAGCTTCCTTCCCAACAGTATGGCCAGCAGCCTCCAGCCTACGGCGCACCCGGTACTggtgctcctcctcctccttccgGACCTGCCGGTGCCAACAACTCCAACCCTCAATACTTGCTCAGTCTCTTGCAACAGTGTGTTCAGGAC CAAAATCTCCAAGCTTTCTACCCTCCTGGTTCTCTTGAGCCCATTGCTCAGCGTGTTGCGCAATCTGGCGCGCTAAACAAAATTGCCCAGGAATGGAGGCTCCCTTTGGAACTTGCTTCTGATCTCGTCAAGCTCTCATTATTCGATGTAATCCTTTACATTGATGACTCCGGTTCCATGGCTTTCGAG GGTGGCGGTGAACGTATTGATGATCTCAAGCT CATTCTTTCGCGCGTGGCTTTCGCCACCTCGCTCTTCGACCACGATGGTATTCAGGTCCGAATGATGAACTCTCGAGTCGAGGGCAACGGTATTACCAGTGAAGCCCAAGCCCTCCAGCTTATCCAGCAAATCAAGTTTTCTGGTTTGACGCCTCTTGGAACCTCGTTATGGCAGAAGATTCTTCAACCCTTGGTCCTCGCCCCTGCCCAACAAGGGAGGTTGCAAAAACCCGTTGTTGTCGTCA CTATCACTGACGGTTCTCCTGCTGGTGAACCTAAGGAGGAAATCTTCAACGTCATCCTTCGAGCTGATGCCGAACTTAAGCGATCTCGTTACGGTCCCGATGCTGTCTCGTACC AATTCGCTCAAGTCGGTGACGATCTCAAGGCCCAAAAATTCCTCGAAGAGCTCGACAACCATCCTGTCATCGGTAGTCTCGTGGATTGCACTTCCAACTTCGAGGCGgagcaggaagagatgatgaggaagagcggTGTCAACCTTGACCCAAGCATGTGGATCGTTAAGCTCTTGATGGGTCCTATTGACACCAGCTACGATACCAAGG ATGAAAGGAACCGCTACAAGTTTCAAAACTAA